AAAGAATAAAGACAGGAAAAAGTTTTAGTAGACGTTTAAGAATAAATAATCAAATTCCAGCAATTGTTTATGGTAAAAAAATAAAAACACTGCCTATTATTATAAATAATAACGATATAACTCATATTAATTTGCAAAATTTTTTTAAAAAAAAAATTTTATTAACTTTAATAAATGAAAAAAATATTTTATTTAAAGTAAAAATTATAAATATTCAATATCATCCTTTTAAAATTAATAAACTATATCATATAGATTTTATTATTATATAATAATTAATGTTAAAAATTCAAAATCTTTATTTAAAATAAAGATAAATAATTATTTAATCCTTTTATAAAAATTTTATTATTTATATTTTTAATACATTACTCATATTATACATACCAGTTTTTTTTGTATATAACCAAATAGCAGCTTTAATTGCACCTTCTGCAAATGACTTTCTATTAGATGCTCTATGAATTAATTCAATTTGTTCTCCAATAAAAGAAAATAAAACATTATGTTCTCCATATAAATCAGCAGCTCTAATAGAATGACATTTAA
The Enterobacteriaceae endosymbiont of Donacia crassipes DNA segment above includes these coding regions:
- the rplY gene encoding 50S ribosomal protein L25, yielding MYKIQFFKRIKTGKSFSRRLRINNQIPAIVYGKKIKTLPIIINNNDITHINLQNFFKKKILLTLINEKNILFKVKIINIQYHPFKINKLYHIDFIII